A region of the Oncorhynchus clarkii lewisi isolate Uvic-CL-2024 chromosome 29, UVic_Ocla_1.0, whole genome shotgun sequence genome:
TTCCTGAGCTTCTTAGTAAACTTATTCACACCTgagaagagtggaggggaagaaacCGGTCAGAACAGGTTAGAGACGATGATAGGGATGTAATGGTCAGAACCCCAGGGGCTGACTAGCTACACCCCACCTTGAGGCTAGCCTGCATCTTCAATTTGGGGTCTGTAGACAGGAGACACACAAGGAGCAAgggacagacacatacacacagactcacCCCAGGCGAGCACAAGGTATCGCAGAGGGATGAGGTAGAGGAGGACTGTAGCCACACACAGAACAGATATGGCCAGCCAACTCAGGAAAGGCACTGTCCAGTTAaatgtactgtagagagagagacagagatgttagggaagacacacacacacaaactgtagcTGTCGAAAGgcgatacacaaacacacacacacacagactcactcaCTTCTTTATCCTCTCTCCATAGGAGGCCACGTCATCCAAGGCACTCTGTACACTGACACACACGTCCTGGAGGGCATACAGCTTATCCATGAAGCCCTTACGCTCCGAATCCTGCCAGGATACGCACACGCATGCAAATGTTACAGGGAAAGAAAAGGTTGCTCctaacaacaaaatacaaaatcaTGTAATTAATTTTTTACAATAATGTTTTTCTATCAGTTGCACACAAGGTTAAAGAGAAGGTCAAATGTTACCTTGtcatctttctcctcttcctcttcctcccactcGAACGTGGCTTCCCCTGCCTGTTGTACGCCACATTgccaggacagggaggagagagacattatacatatagtgccttcggaaagtattcagaccccttgactttttccacattttcttacgttacagccttattctaaatttgattaaatatatattttttctcatcaatctacacacaataccccataatgacaaagcaaaaacagattattagatttttttgcaatttataaaaaataaataacatatcacagtattcagaccctttactaagtactttgttgaagcacctttgtcagcgattacatcatcgagtcttcttgggtatgacgctacaagcttggcacacctgtatttggggagtttctcaaattcttctctgcagattctttcAAGGTCTGTCACGTTGGATTGGGAGCATTGTTGCCCAGCCttttttcaagtctctccagagatgttcattcaggtttaagtccgggctctggctgcgACACTCAATGACATTtacagacttgtcccaaagccacacctacgttgtcttggctgtgtgcttaggtttgttgtcctgttggaaggtgaaccttcgccccagtctgaggtcctgagtgctcaggagcaagttttcatcaaggatctctctgtactttgctctgttcatctttttctcgatcctgactagtctcccagtccctgccactgaaaaacatccccacagcctgatgctgcccccaccatgcttcacagtagggatggtgccaggtttcctccagacgtgacgcttggaattcaggcaaaagagttcaatcttggtttcattagagaattttgtttctcatggtccgtgagtgtttaagtgccttttggcaaactccaagtgggctgtcatttgccttttactgaggagtggcttccatctggccactctaccataaaggcctaattggtggattgcggcagagatggttgtccttctggaaggtactcccatctccacagaggaactctggagctctgttagagtgaccatcgggttcttggtcacctccctggttctaaacttcctccatttaagaatgatggaggccactgtgttcttggagaccttcaatgctgcagaaattcctttgacctcatggcttggtttttgctctgacatgcactgtcagctgtgggaccttatatagacaggtgtgtgcctttccaaatcatgtccaaacaattgaatttaccacaggtggactccaatcaagttgtagaaacatctcaaagatgatcattggaaacaggatgcacctgagctcaatttcgagtctcacagcaaagggtctgaaaacttatgtaaataaggtacctctgttttttatttttaatacatttgcaaacatttctaaaaaacctgttttcactttgtcattgtggaatattgtgtgtagattgacgaggatttaaaaaaaatatatatatacatataatccATTTAAGAAAAAGGcagtagcgtaacaaaatgtggaaaaagtcaaggggtctgagtactttctgaaggcactgttgaGAGAAACGATAACATTATAGAAACACACTACACAGAACCACAGCACTCACCGTGTCTCCCGACTCCCTGCCTGCAGTGATGAAGTAATTCCAcgtcaacagcagcagcagagctcCAGGCACCATATAGAGCTCAAAGTTCCACACTACTACCACaaagaactgagagagaaagggagagattatTACTTTAATTGGACGAGGCCCGTAGACCTTAatatcaaagtgtgtgtgtgtgtgtgtttcctaccAGGAAGGCACTGATGCTCCTCTGAGGTGACTCCCACTCAAAGCAGCTGTTAATGAAGGTTCCAATGTTTATCACGAACAAGATGCACCTCTTCACTCGGTTAAAGTTCTGCTGGAGCAACTAGAACGAAAAACACAGGGtcttcgtcatcatcatcatcatcacctgccgtaaaacacacactcgcacacttaCATGTTTAGACACTTTGGGTTCTTCCTCAATGTACTTCTGCTCTGGTGGAACTATCGTCCTCAAGCCTGCCTTCACCTGAGGACGACAGGAATCACAACCCCCAAAAGGAGTGGAAGGAACATGTCAGGTGAGAGGAAGCAAAGGATGGTTCAGGAAAGAGAAGGTGAATAGAGTACACTCACAGTGCTATAGATGACGTCAGACTCTAGGTAGATGAGTCCTTTAGTTGGTCCGGTCATCTCCTTATTCTTCAATACATAACCCTTCTGTTCTCCATTCTGGATCTGtgcgagagaggaagggagggagtgtgAAAGAGGGTAAGAGCAGGCTATGTGTGTTTCTTTGCATTCCTAAGAAGGATGTGTGCTGGAGTTGCgcggcacacacgcacacgcgcacacgcgcacacacacacactcactcactcactcactcactcactcacatgtaACAGTGGGATGGCCACTTTGCCCAAGAAGTCAGCGCTCCTGTCTCGGTCTTCATCAAACACTGTCACCTCCAACACAGAGTGGATGTCCTTCACATTactgagagggaggaggtgaggagtggggggggggggggggagtaataGGAGGGgattagagggagaggaggacgggggaaggaggggggaaggaaggagggagcagAGTAGTGGGAAGGAGAGGGataggaaggcagggagggagggaaacagaaAGCAGGCTGTTACTGATAAAGGTCTGTATTGGGTTGGAGACTGAGGGGCAAAGTTGAAAGGAATAGAGAAAGGGATAAAAAGAGGGTGGATATATcgatgaaagagaggagaggcaggtatttaaagatggaaagaaagaggaagagatagatggatatactgtaaatagatggaaggaaaaagggagagatagagggatatactgtaaatagatggaaggaaaagggagagatagagggatagaaagaAGTCGACACTTACAAGGTGAAGACTTTGTTCCATTCCGGGTTGAGGTTCTTgtagatggtgtgtgtttgtaaccgGTCGTTATTCAGCTCCAAAACACAGAAAGGATCACTCTTACCTACACAGAGACGCAGGCAGTTATACTAaaaccacatgcacacacacacatccacttcCCTACACGCACTtccgcgcgcacacacacacacacacatatacacacacaccttacctgTGACATCGGCAGCCATGAGGCCCTCAGCTCTCATCACCTTGACCTGAACTATCCCCACATCTTTCAGGTTAGACAGGGGCCGGAACATgccctgggagagagggagagaaagcgaaAGACAGAATATTAATTCCTACCAGCGTtttggagagagagtggtgtgagtgAGATCTGTCATACTGCTCCACCCTCTGGTCAAAAAGAGGTACTACACAGATCCAGTGGTCAGAGAAAGAGACTTTAGGTTACAACCACTACACCACCATATCCCTTAGCGATCTGTAAACTTAACCAAATCCTCTTTTTTGAACGGATGTCTTCCCTGAGTTTTCAGGTTGGCAAACATAATGGTGAATAGACTAAGTTGTACTCCCTTTTACTACAATGTTACTCACATATCGGCCCATGATCTCCCTGCGTTCGATGGGGTCGTCGAGCGGGGTGAGTGACAGGTCGGCGATGGAGACGTGTGAGGAGGCTGTCAGAGTGAGCAGCAGCACCACAGAGCCCCGGGACTCCTCCAACGCCAGCTCTAACCGATGGGTGTGTTCCTTAGCAAGGGTGGACAAGTCTAATGTGCAGCTGaaagagtcacacacacagagttacatacacacacacatactcagtgGGGACGACATGCAGctagaaaatacacacacacacaaacacacagagttaaatacacacacacacagttgtatacacacacacacacacacacacacacacacacacacacacacacacacacacacacacacacacacacacacacacacacacacacacacacacacacacagagttatatacacacacacacagagttaaatacacacactcacacacacagagttatacacacacactcacacacacagagttatacacacacacacacacacacacacagaaagttaaatacacacacacacacacacacacacacacacacacacacacacacacagaaagttaaatacacacacacacacacacgcacacagttaaacacacacacacacacagttaaatacacacacacacactcagtgggGACGACATGTAACTAGAAAACAcatacaccgacacacacacacacaagcagactcACCGTCCTATGAAGTCATCCCTGCGTCCTGTATCTTTGTCCCAGACTGCAATTTCCAGcactcctcctgtctcttcataCAGGTGCAGATCAAACTGCTCTCTCCACTGGGGACACAGCGTCTTAGGCATGGTCtacggggagaaagagagacgctGATGACCTGTgcgtgcgcgtgcatgtgtgtatgccGCGTCTGTACCTTGCTCCTGTACTTCTGGTTTCCCAGTCTGAACTTCGCATAGGGGTCACTGAGGCCGTTGGGGTCCATGGGGCAAAGGTCACGACCTTCGATCAGAGAGATGCTGACGATGCCTCTCCACAGCTGGTGCTTACGGTGCAGCTCTGCCAGACGCACGGACTGCTGCTGCAGAGACAAaacccagagggacagagaaagagagatggagagagggaaaggaagaaagaaagtcCGTTACATAGATTTTACATTTTGAATCACTTCTGGTGCTAAAAGCAGGAGCACCAACATCATGTCGACCCCGGTGCTAAAATATGGGAGAGGATGACAACCACAACAAACAGCGCTACAGCACCGCCACAGTGTATCACCTGCACCAGCTGTTAGACAGACTGTCTGCTCAGAGACACATTATCGATTGTACTATAACTCACAACGTGACACCATTGATAAAGCAAAGTCAGTTCTGAAAGGGGAACCCGAGTGCCCGCCTCCGCTGACGCATCAGCTTTGGATTGTACCAATTAGACGCGAGTAGCAATCACGCTTCACTTCTTTGGCGGTCTATTTAAGGTGAGCGCCTCTGATTCTCTAGTATGCCTGTTCTTATTTTGCTCCCAACCCCAAGTCTCCACCTGTTCTGCTTCCCTGCTGGGGGATTGGTGGAGCTGACCGCGCTCACTGCTTGCAGTTCATTGTATATATCGATGCTTTGCTTGGGCAGTGAGGTGCCCGGAAGGAGCAGAGCCCATATCGCCAAGACTTGCATTATTCGTTCTTTAATATATGGCGAAACATATTTCGACATGGTGTTTCCTTGCTGAACTATGGTGTTTAGAATTAGGGTTTTAATAATCTTTAAGATCCAGAGCTTATCTCTGTGTTTAAAATGGGACAGTGTTCTTTCTGCTGTGGCAGTGAGACTGACCCtgctggagaaaaaaaaatatgcatAGACCAGCATATGCTGGTGACTAGAGCTGGTTTTGCTGGTGGCCAGCCTttgttgtgttttggacactTTTTGGACACTAGCTGGTGTGCTAGTGTCCATCTTATGCTGGTATTTTTTATTgattttaatttgacctttatttaactaggcaagttagttagttgagaacaaattcttattttcaatgacggcctaggaacaatgggttaactgccttgttcagggacagtaTGCTGGTGACCATGCTGGTAAACCAGCATAACCAATTAGATAGACCGTTGAGACCTGTTTGACCAGCTACtgtagaccagggatgggcaaatATTTGTCTTTTTTTGGAGCTCAATCGGCGTCTCAAATTACCGTCAAGAGATATAATCGtaaaatacacaaggtgcaatttcgaaatttggtcGAGCGTCGGCAGTTTTCTTTAATCTTActgtgtcagtcactgacagtcattcAATTAGCTCATGTCAGCTACCATTTTTTGATTtataaattagtctagccagctatcaaacttgtagtaatcatggtcggATTACCGaccagggggcccccattgattttgttagtcactctcactcagatatcatattcaaTACTGCAATACTGCAAACTTTTCTCTTCAACCTATGgcaaaaaatgtgtagaattacagggaCTTAGCTgtaaactgcacatttttcaCTCGGCCGCATTGCTAAATGAGTAGAGGCCCAACAAATTCCATACGGCTAAGGGCCAGATCTGACAGTAttatgtgggtatggatgtgagTATGCAGACCTGCCAGtcactgcggcccctcatgatgCCGTTCAGTGGGGTGGGATGAGGGGATAGAGAACagcaacaccaacacaacacagcactggGATGGACGCGGctgctacacaaacacacacacacacacactgggtatgGCTAGGGATAGGAGCTGATGCTATTCGTCATAGTTTTACCTTACTGGATCGCCTCCAGGTCCGTTTGAGCAGCGTGGTCTAGAAATAAGACACATTATTTCAAAGAGCACTCCATTCAACATAGACTcccatctccgcagcactccaccaatcaggcctttattagagtggccagacagaagccactcctaagtaaaaggcacataacatcCAGCTtagagtttaccaaaaggcatctataggactcagaccatgagaaacaagattatctggtctgatgaaaccaagattgaactatttggcctgaatgccaaaaagttaaggctgtaatgtaatgtaacaaaatgtggaaaaagtcaaggggcaaAAATACTTTGAGGGCACTGTATGTAGAGTAGTTGGAATAAGTGGATATACTTTATACGCaaaccatcaactacagggccaacccatcaactacagggccaaaccatcaactacagggccaaaccatcaactacagggccaaaccatcaactacagggccaacccatcaactacagggccaaaccatcaactacagggccaacccatcaactacagggccaaaccatcaactacagggccaaaccatcaactacagggccaacccatcaactacagggccaaaccatcaactacagggccaacccatcaactacagggccaaaccatcaactacagggccaaaccatcaactacagggccaacccatcaactacagggccaaaccatcaactacagggccaaaccatcaactacagggccaaaccatcaactacagggccaaaccatcaactacagggccaacccatcaactacagggccaaaccatcaactacagggccaaaccatcaactacagggccaaaccatcaactacagggccaacccatcaactacagggccaaaccatcaactacagggccaacccatcaactacagggccaaaccatcaactacagggccaaaccatcaactaccaaaccatcaactacagggccaaaccatcaactacagggccaaaccatcaactacagggccaaaccatcaACTACGGGGCCAAACCATCAACTACGGGGCCATTCCATCAACTACAGGGCCTAACAatcaactacagggccaaaccatcaactacagggccaaaccatcaactacagggccaaaccatcaactacagggccaaaccatcaactacagggccaaaccatcaACTAAGGGCCAAACCAtccatcaactacagggccatCAACTAGAGGGCTAAACCATCAACTACaaaccatcaactacagggccaacccatcaactacagggccaaaccatcaactacagggccaaaccatcaactacagggccaaaccatcaactacagggccaaaccatcaACTACACTACGGGGCCATTCCATCAACTACAGGGCCTAACAatcaactacagggccaaaccatcaactacagggccaaaccatcaactacagggccaaaccatcaactacagggccaaaccatcaactacagggccaaaccatcaactacagggccaaaccatcaactacagggccaaaccatcaactacggggccaaaccatcaactacggggccaaaccatcaactacagggccaacccatcaactacagggccaaaccatcaactacagggccaaaccatcaactacagggccaaaccatcaACTACGGGGCCAAACCATCTACGGGGCCATTCCATCAACTACAGGGCCTAACAatcaactacagggccaaaccatcaactacagggccaaaccatcaactacagggccaaaccatcaactacagggccaaaccatcaATTACAAGGACaaaccatcaactacagggccaaaccatcaACTCCAGGGCCAAcccatcaactacagggccaatccatcaactacagggccaatccatcaactacagggccaaaccatcaACTAAAGGGCCTAACAatcaactacagggccaaaccatcaactacagggccaaaccatcaactacagggccaaaccatcaactacagggccaacCCAACAACTACAGGGCCAAGCCATCAACTAGAGGGCTAAACCATCAACTACCAACCCAATCAACTACAGGGCCAAGCCATCAACTACAGGGCTAAACCATCAAGGGCCTAAGGGCCaaaccatcaactacagggccaaaccatcaactcaactacagggccaaacccatcaactacagggcctaacaatcaactacagggccaaaccatcaactacagggccaaaccatcaactacagggcctaacaatcaactacagggccaaaccatcaactacagggccaaaccatcaactacagggcctaacaatcaactacagggccaaaccatcaactacagggccaacccatcaactacagggccaaaccatcaactacagggccaaaccatcaactacagggccaaaccatcaactacagggccaacccatcaactacagggccaaaccatcaactacagggccaacccatcaactacagggccaaaccatcaactacagggccaaaccatcaactacagggccaaaccatcaactacagggccaacccatcaactacagggccaaaccatcaactacagggccaacccatcaactacagggccaaaccatcaactacagggccaaaccatcaactacagggccaacccatcaactacagggccaaaccatcaactacagggccaaaccatcaactacagggccaaaccatcaactacagggccaacccatcaactacagggccaaaccatcaactcaactacagggccaaaccatcaactacagggccaaaccatcaactacagggccaacCCATCAACTACaaaccatcaactacagggccaacccatcaactacagggccaaaccatcaactacagccaaaccatcaactacagggccaacccatcaactacagggccaaaccatcaactacagggccaaaccatcaactacagggccaagggc
Encoded here:
- the LOC139388371 gene encoding multiple C2 and transmembrane domain-containing protein 1-like → MERSEENDDEASSSSSQQNTMWKQFQARAKPILSPKLSARNPDEKKEKGSLWMFRKKKKHPVLDRVISSSQPDLFSEPVGLDLQESPLCGKVDPSTSHSSRQAGEEPMQPDTQRVVGGSGIPKPTLVQLVQSHHKSSSLGSSCLERLVADPSASGSDSDVGEKEAQLDKADLQVMGATGDSGVNSDRALPSSEMYQLDIVLKRGHNLAIRDRGGTSDPYVKFKLCGKEVFRSKTIHKNLNPVWDEGTKLLVDSLQEPLYVKVFDYDFGLQDDFMGSAYLYLESLEQQRAIPVNLTLQDPHYPDVDLGTLELTVTLRPKDGSIEEPHRDATTNEVVKEHCWKPYVNKTTLLKRTWRRSSKQQSVRLAELHRKHQLWRGIVSISLIEGRDLCPMDPNGLSDPYAKFRLGNQKYRSKTMPKTLCPQWREQFDLHLYEETGGVLEIAVWDKDTGRRDDFIGRCTLDLSTLAKEHTHRLELALEESRGSVVLLLTLTASSHVSIADLSLTPLDDPIERREIMGRYGMFRPLSNLKDVGIVQVKVMRAEGLMAADVTGKSDPFCVLELNNDRLQTHTIYKNLNPEWNKVFTFNVKDIHSVLEVTVFDEDRDRSADFLGKVAIPLLHIQNGEQKGYVLKNKEMTGPTKGLIYLESDVIYSTVKAGLRTIVPPEQKYIEEEPKVSKHLLQQNFNRVKRCILFVINIGTFINSCFEWESPQRSISAFLFFVVVVWNFELYMVPGALLLLLTWNYFITAGRESGDTAGEATFEWEEEEEEKDDKDSERKGFMDKLYALQDVCVSVQSALDDVASYGERIKNTFNWTVPFLSWLAISVLCVATVLLYLIPLRYLVLAWGVNKFTKKLRNPYLIENNEVLDFLSRVPSDVQVMQYRELKFDPGQSPSKRKKTNPG